From the Vanessa cardui chromosome 8, ilVanCard2.1, whole genome shotgun sequence genome, the window GAAGTATTTCAATATATACTTCGTAATAGTCTTCAGATCTgagcttttttatttacaacaacaagtACAAGTTATAACCAAATATTTACAAGTAAACAGTTTTTAAGGCATTATAATGTTTTGAAAGTACTTGAAAGCTTAAAGTTATcaatataattgattatatttttaaaagccaATACAAGTACCTTGCTTTCAAAATTTAACCTTAATTGTTTAAAGCAACTTTTCCttagttccttttttaaaaatttgtatcaatttatatattaaataaataaaagcagtTACTAATGAACAAATGGTAACTATGATAATAGCAGCGACGTCAAGTAGAGATAGTTGGTAGAATGTAAGGTTTCGTGCAGTCGAGTGAAGGTGAGTTGATTTTCCCCATCGAATCACGTGTTCAGTCCAGAATAAAGCTTTATCCAAAGGTGGTATATCCCGATCAGCCCAAATTTTCGACACGAGCGATGTATGTTTTCGCATTctggaatataataaaagaacttATTCATTTGGGAACTCATAATTCACGAATTTCAAGatgaaactttgttttatgaatgcattttataaaaatattttcttaaggcATCTTTTTTGGTAAACAGACCATAgcgtatgtaatataatattgaaatatattgcaTATTTTCTGTAATTTGACACAACACAACATTGAATAATTTGACCTTGTGTAAAGTGCTAAACATAGATTAGATATTTAGTAGGTATCTATCGCAGAAACAGGGTCAATagcttaaagaaaataaatgaatcttatatattaatatgttatccTCTGTGTTAGCATATTAACGATATCACTTTTATAATTCAACCTTGTATTGAtttgtctaaaaataaattagattttaatcaatgattattaataattacgacTATTTTAGATATACATACCTACCTACTTAAAtaacgatataaaatataagttttaatttcgattataattaaataataactgtaaaCCAGGAACGACattcttttcaaaaaaaatattgtatttatcaaCGTGataatatctattaattaactttaatatcgAATAAATAACTTACTTATCACTGATTACTGTTTGTAGAGCATTACTCAAAATGTCTTCGTCGAGGTCCTCATAAGAAACAACGATGCCAACTCCGGCCTCAGCAGCGGCAGCCGCGTTAGAGGGTTGGTCTCCGAATATCGGTAATATTATCATTGGCTTTCCTGCAGACATCGCCTCGGTCGTACCGAGCAAGCCTCCGTGGCTAATAAATGCAATGATTTTTTCGTGACCTGTAATGTAGAACAATTTAAGGcctacttaaatttaaaacatttttcacgcaaatctttaaaaaaaaatgtacttataaagttttaatccgcttaaaaattatgaacatctttttaattataataattcaatcagattttattgtagtttttaagttgatttatacatgtataattaaaCAACGATTAATTCATTTCGTTGAGATAACgacctttattataatttcaaatgattTCCATTTTTACATAGAAATATACATTGGGtgtattattgtaattgaaaaatatatttcggcaTAACACTTGCCATATCTACTCGGGTTAGCGATTACGGGTTTATTCATATCAATAATTGACCTCTGATGACAGATTATTATATGCGTACTTATACAgttgcaaaaaatattagaaactaCGCCAATATGTTGCAATAAATTAACTAGTTACAGTATATTGATACTTACGCAGTAAGTCGTATTGCGGTAACCATTTTACTCGAAGAATGTTACCCGCAAGAGATCCCTCTTCATCGCTGTCTTCGTATTTCCAAATAACTCTTTGCTTTAATTTAGAAAGCGCATTgacaaaattttgttctttgtaCTTTGGTAATGATTTCGTTTTTATGTGCGACCCGAAGCTAAATAATATCACACCGTCATCGCCTGACTCATTAAGGAACTTTTCTatgaactataaacaaaaaaagaaacatagaaAAACCTTGACGTGAAggtaatgttgttaattttttatcgtatttttttgctataaataatgattacaaaatttcttttaaagtaaTTGTGATAAAcgtgattacattttaattaaaggtaCTACAAAAGTAATATAAGTTACTAGTTTTCATTTGTGGTTACGCTCGTGTCTTAGAGGACAGTCGTCAGGTCATAGGCATAAAGTATATATCGTTTCTTGTATTTCCAGCTTGCTTGTTTTGTGAAAGAATAACAGACAAAGATATTAAAGAGAAAGAATAATAGAGAAagttatttttgcatttaaatattagtacataTAGCTAACAATATAcctaactacaggtacaagtaTATCACCTACCCACCACCTAGGGTTAAAGTTGATGGTGCGTAGActgtataaagaatatttattaaataattttagcaatGTCTTTGAGCAGTCGGGACCACTAACTGGGTGGTGGTTTGCCTAGCTGTACTAGCATAATATGCATTTTGCTCAATTTCAATTgtacttacatacataaaataaaatcgagatttttttttatgtatgtaagtaattttttttttcatctatacAAACtaggtttattttatagatataagtatgaggaaattcaaataaaattatatgtagcatttataattatcaattgATGTCGTTAGTCACAAATTCACAATCATTGCTCGATTAAAATGTAGTTAAGGAACGCAACACAGCGTGAAAAGTAACGTAAACGAATAATTAATCATATCTGGTCGGGTTCGCTTGGTTAACTATGAACTTGGAGCTTGTTCTACACTGCCTTGAGTGATTTGATCCTGTATTCTTTAATTAGTCTTTAGTTAGTCTTCAAcaaagtaaatatgtattagtGATTAATTAACTATTTCACAAACAACATTGAATTCGTAAAACACCAATGTGTttgttttacgaatttaatatttaaactgttGAGGTTAATTCATATCCAATCTTAGCTaatttctatatacatattttaaaaattctagtAGAAGAATATCTGTTTGAATGcgacaaaaaatgtataattatatacaataatgtttaaaataaattataaataagtttatgtttttaaaaaagacgattatataaatgaatataggTTTACTTAATTACCTTTGGTAGTGGTTCCTTTTTAGAAGATAAGTGCAATCCTCCAACTTCCACCATACCAGGCAAAAGGGGTTTTACTCCATTGAGAGTATGATAAGAATTCGTAAGTATCAAAGAAGTATTTTTACCAAGTTCACGTAAATCTTGAATTTTACCAaactttttttctaaaatatacttttctttAGTTTGTATCTCGTTATAGTACCATTcctttaataagatatttaacaATGTGTTTTCTAGTCGATCCATTAACGACATTTGCGATGAAAAAGGTGCCGTAATAAGAGGCACATAGGACGGGTTATCGTCAGCACCAATTCGCTCCGACGTCCAAGGCATAGGCGTTCCTGACAACAAATATACAATCGGCGCACTTATTCCATACGCATAAAGAAGACCTAGCATACAGTCGCTTGTAAAGTTTTCTAATAACACAACATCATAATCTCCTTTTAAAGCTTCCAATAAAGGCGTAAAATGAGTGAGCTTTTCGCATATGCTCAAAGATGCGGCTGCAAAAGGTTGCATTAGTAGCACTTGCGATGTAATGCTTCCTAATCTTGGAATCTTCTTCAAAATATTGGAGTTTTCCATGGCGCTTAAATCGAACGACTCAATCCGTAATTTATATAAGCCTTGGAAGTTGATTTCATGGTAATTAGGGGGTGGATTACCTGCCGGAAAAAATGACGCGACTGTTAGATTATGTCCTCTCTCTGCAAGCTTCAGTAATAGAGGTTCAAAAACCATGTGATGACTTTTGCCCGTATGTGAAAATAAACCAAGAATATTCGCTGCATTTACattgtaaaaatgtattataaagataaaaaagcaaGTCAGACGAGACATGTCACGCGCTTCCTATCACAGACACTACTGAATGCTAGTGTTACTTCGCCTTTATTAAATACCAAATAATGAAACGCACCTAAGTTATAATGGCAAAAGGCCATGAAGTGAATGGAAATAAGGTAATATCAGTTTCACCCTCTCAAATATATCGAGAGGTAGGTAACTTTTAAAAAGGTagatgtttgtatttatattgtaaattaaaaatcttatgaTACAATAcctataagtataatatatcataagaAGTGAATAGAAATATTAGATCcctcgttttttatttaaaagggaatgaaaatatttaaaaataatatttttaggaactttattttttatataaaagacagTGAGAGGGAAGAAATCAATATGGGCTACATTGTAAAGCCCCAAGTTCACACTTTTGAAGATTACAAAAAGCATGATTGCATGAATTATCTACAAAAAATACTTAGTAAATGTAATGCTTTTATgatgaataaagaaatttgagtattgttttaataaaataatctctttATTGTGGAAGACTTTAGTGCTTTGAGtgagatataaattatatactttatatgttattatttgtcGGTTATATGACGTGAATGAAAGTatagtgaaattttaaaaaatagaaaaacttTTAGATAATATATCGAATCAAGGAAAATTTAATCACTGAGAAAATCGTCCATGTTACGCAAGTAATTTCGTTAAGTTTAAGacgactaaatatttttttttaattaaaaaatttaaattaaaacgagttttttattttttgtccatAGAGGAAAATCCGCAAGatgacatatttaaattttattggcgATAAAAGACTCAtacaagttataattaaaactaagaaTGTCAAAAACTTAGGAAGAAAACGGTAACAAATGGTTTGGCACCCCTTCTGTTACTTTGCAGACCAAACTTTATTTGACTTGGGAGTTAAAATCAGGTCTTCGGGATTTGTAAACTTACGTCAGCCTCGAAACAacgttatgtaaaata encodes:
- the LOC124532056 gene encoding UDP-glucosyltransferase 2-like encodes the protein MSRLTCFFIFIIHFYNVNAANILGLFSHTGKSHHMVFEPLLLKLAERGHNLTVASFFPAGNPPPNYHEINFQGLYKLRIESFDLSAMENSNILKKIPRLGSITSQVLLMQPFAAASLSICEKLTHFTPLLEALKGDYDVVLLENFTSDCMLGLLYAYGISAPIVYLLSGTPMPWTSERIGADDNPSYVPLITAPFSSQMSLMDRLENTLLNILLKEWYYNEIQTKEKYILEKKFGKIQDLRELGKNTSLILTNSYHTLNGVKPLLPGMVEVGGLHLSSKKEPLPKFIEKFLNESGDDGVILFSFGSHIKTKSLPKYKEQNFVNALSKLKQRVIWKYEDSDEEGSLAGNILRVKWLPQYDLLRHEKIIAFISHGGLLGTTEAMSAGKPMIILPIFGDQPSNAAAAAEAGVGIVVSYEDLDEDILSNALQTVISDKMRKHTSLVSKIWADRDIPPLDKALFWTEHVIRWGKSTHLHSTARNLTFYQLSLLDVAAIIIVTICSLVTAFIYLIYKLIQIFKKGTKEKLL